A part of Anolis sagrei isolate rAnoSag1 chromosome 3, rAnoSag1.mat, whole genome shotgun sequence genomic DNA contains:
- the LOC132771782 gene encoding uncharacterized protein yields MVPIWDLHWRTGRESTTEGPTRDLTGLGRGGSGSGPGLALRRRPGLAGSAATREDEEAPVVSHFPVPARNPCPRSPSLPCSLPAGLSCAFPARPQKPRPSLGSLTATQRPLSPLLLLLLLPEAPRPSPHRGAAAAAAAGGEGGWRRRRRRGRVWPRSFSSQAAPAFRRAASHAGPRWWWWRFPQRQLPTREALPRPSAPLFPFALRQSWRRKARPGASPLPLSFPVRPVLRGWLPLFLPRRRRRSRFFVSLSACFLFSRSRQRGRKARRDEEGRQRRQQQPEEQRRRRGGGGGGGGRERRLVCRAIWRLWQQGSANSGGADSASTQRHPNSVRGGERDPLLLLPPLPSSRPPPSLPFPLPPPFLPWRSVVLWN; encoded by the exons ATGGTGCCCATTTGGGACCTCCACTGGCGAACTGGGCGAGAAAGCACCACCGAGGGGCCCACACGCGACCTAACGGGCCTGGGCCGAG GAGGCTCGGGAAGCGGCCCAGGCCTCGCCTTGCGGAGGCGCCCAGGCCTCGCCGGCTCTGCGGCTACGAGGGAGGACGAGGAGGCGCCCGTCGTCAGCCATTTTCCCGTCCCTGCCCGAAACCCCTGTCCCCGGTCCCCGTCCCTCCCTTGCTCTCTCCCCGCAGGGCTCTCCTGTGCCTTCCCCGCTAGGCCGCAGAAGCCCCGGCCCTCGCTTGGCTCGCTCACCGCCACACAGCGTCCCTTGTCcccgctgttgctgctgctgctgcttcctgaGGCGCCGAGGCCTTCTCCGCACCGGGGCGccgcggctgctgctgctgctggtggcGAAGGagggtggcggcggcggcggcggcgggggcggGTGTGGCCGAGGAGTTTCTCATCCCAAGCGGCACCAGCCTTTCGCAGGGCCGCGTCTCATGCCGGGccgcggtggtggtggtggcgctTCCCGCAGCGGCAGCTTCCTACTCGAGAAGCCCTTCCAAGGCCGAGcgctcctctcttccctttcgcTTTGCGTCAGAGCTGGCGCCGAAAGGCCAGGCCCGGcgcttcccctcttcctctttcctttcccgtGAGGCCTGTCCTGCGTGGCTGGCTGCCCCTCTTtctcccgaggaggaggaggaggagtcgctTCTTCGTCTCCCTTTCTGCCTGCTTTCTCTTCTCCCGGTCCAGGCAACGAGGCAGGAAGGCGCGTCGCGACGAGGAGGGGCGgcagcggcggcagcagcagccaGAAGAGCAGCGGcggaggcgaggaggaggaggaggaggaggaggaagagagcggCGTCTTGTGTGCCGGGCAATATGGCGGCTCTGGCAGCAGGGCTCGGCCAACAGCGGCGGCGCAGACTCCGCGTCCACGCAGCGGCACCCAAACAGCGTCCGCGGCGGCGAGCgtgaccccctcctcctcctccctcccctcccctcctcgcggcctcctccctccctccctttccctctccctccccccttccttccctggaggAGTGTTGTGCTTTGGAACTGA